The following coding sequences are from one Oryzias melastigma strain HK-1 linkage group LG20, ASM292280v2, whole genome shotgun sequence window:
- the sec61g gene encoding protein transport protein Sec61 subunit gamma, with protein MQSFSRNRKQHLTHAPFKSTSALSSFLLHSLKATCHIFLWLLVDSASKKRLDTMDQVMQFVEPSRQFVKDSIRLVKRCTKPDRKEFQKIAMATAIGFAIMGFIGFFVKLIHIPINNIIVGG; from the exons ATGCAGTCATTTAGTAGAAACAGGAAGCAGCATTTGACGCATGCGCCCTTTAAATCTACGTCAGCTCTCAGCAGTTTTCTTCTCCACAGCCTAAAGGCGACGTGTCATATTTTCCTCTGGCTTCTCGTCGACTCCGCGtcgaaaaaaag ATTGGACACCATGGATCAGGTTATGCAGTTTGTTGAACCCAGTCGGCAATTCGTCAAAGACTCCATAAGACTGGTGAAAAGATGCACAAAACCCGACAGAAAAG AATTCCAGAAGATTGCAATGGCCACAGCGATTGGGTTTGCCATCATGGGATTCATTGGCTTCTTCGTCAAGCTCATCCACATCCCCATCAACAACATCATCGT tGGTGGTTGA